From a single Cyclobacterium marinum DSM 745 genomic region:
- a CDS encoding sugar phosphate isomerase/epimerase family protein, with product MPKLAAFPKAFMQALCKDGTMKLEEWIQLASTLEVEGLEWYAGFLDMEDESKWPTYRKMVEDTGKVIPMMCCSPDFTHPDKSFRDKEIAKQKHWIDMTHILGGSYCRVLSGQKRPELTLDEGVKLAADSIMACIPYAQERGITLILENHYKDDFWEYPEFAQQMDVFCKLVDSIDHPNFGVNYDPSNTFLAGEDPIELLKRVSKRVVTMHASDRYLKTGTIDDLRKEEGGAVGYAKRLSHGEIGKGLNDYDAIFTELKSVGFDSWISIEDGVDGMDQLERSVAFLQKKIAVYWPK from the coding sequence ATGCCTAAATTAGCAGCATTCCCCAAAGCCTTTATGCAGGCACTCTGCAAAGATGGAACAATGAAACTTGAAGAGTGGATACAATTGGCTTCTACTTTGGAAGTAGAGGGGCTGGAGTGGTACGCAGGTTTTCTGGATATGGAAGACGAATCCAAGTGGCCTACCTATAGAAAAATGGTGGAGGATACAGGTAAAGTTATTCCCATGATGTGTTGTTCACCGGACTTTACGCATCCCGACAAATCTTTCCGTGACAAAGAAATTGCAAAGCAAAAACACTGGATAGACATGACCCACATTTTAGGAGGGTCTTATTGTAGGGTATTGTCCGGACAAAAAAGGCCTGAATTGACTTTAGATGAAGGTGTAAAATTGGCTGCAGATTCAATTATGGCTTGTATTCCCTATGCACAAGAAAGGGGAATTACCCTGATTCTTGAAAATCACTATAAGGATGATTTTTGGGAATACCCTGAATTTGCTCAGCAAATGGACGTTTTTTGTAAATTGGTGGATAGCATAGATCATCCGAATTTTGGTGTAAATTATGATCCTAGTAATACCTTTCTAGCAGGAGAAGACCCTATCGAATTATTGAAAAGGGTTTCTAAAAGAGTGGTTACCATGCATGCAAGTGACCGCTATTTAAAAACTGGAACCATTGATGATTTAAGAAAGGAAGAAGGTGGAGCTGTAGGATATGCCAAGAGGTTGAGTCATGGTGAAATCGGGAAAGGGTTGAATGATTATGATGCCATTTTTACTGAATTAAAAAGTGTCGGGTTTGATAGTTGGATCAGTATTGAAGATGGTGTAGACGGCATGGATCAATTGGAAAGAAGCGTAGCTTTCTTACAAAAGAAAATAGCTGTTTACTGGCCTAAATAA
- a CDS encoding SMP-30/gluconolactonase/LRE family protein, translating to MEAKLLLNAQCVLAESPTWLDDPGCYLWVDIEKGHLYQLIPEEPGVKKWSFPHRISLVVPDGKGNFILALDAKLAVFDPKTEKFDWLCIIESDQPDNRCNDGACDSEGRLWVGTMSTKFTEKAGALYCVEKDLTVNKKVEGVTISNGICWSLDHKTMYFIDSPTREIKAFAYESSTGEIEFKRVVVKVPEELGTPDGMCMDENGKLWVAHYGGFGVYQWDPETGEQLDKIEVPAPHVTSCAFGGKDRKELLITTAQENMSPQMLEKYPLSGGVFTCNMPVGGAKVFGVQF from the coding sequence TTGGAAGCGAAATTATTATTAAATGCTCAATGTGTTTTGGCTGAGAGCCCAACTTGGTTGGATGATCCCGGCTGTTACCTTTGGGTGGATATAGAAAAAGGCCATTTATACCAGCTAATACCTGAAGAGCCTGGTGTTAAAAAATGGTCTTTTCCTCATAGGATTAGCCTAGTAGTCCCTGATGGCAAAGGTAACTTTATCTTGGCATTGGATGCAAAATTGGCTGTTTTTGATCCCAAAACAGAGAAGTTTGACTGGCTATGTATCATTGAAAGTGACCAGCCTGATAATCGTTGTAACGATGGAGCTTGTGACAGTGAGGGAAGGCTTTGGGTTGGCACCATGAGTACAAAATTTACAGAGAAGGCCGGTGCCTTGTATTGTGTTGAAAAAGACCTAACAGTAAATAAAAAAGTGGAGGGTGTCACTATTTCTAATGGAATTTGCTGGTCCTTGGATCACAAAACCATGTATTTCATTGACAGTCCTACAAGAGAAATAAAGGCCTTTGCTTATGAGTCAAGTACAGGGGAAATTGAATTTAAAAGAGTAGTTGTAAAAGTTCCTGAAGAACTTGGTACACCTGACGGTATGTGCATGGACGAGAATGGAAAGCTTTGGGTGGCACATTATGGTGGATTTGGTGTGTATCAATGGGATCCGGAAACCGGAGAACAACTAGATAAAATTGAGGTTCCTGCCCCTCATGTCACTTCTTGTGCATTTGGTGGAAAAGATCGAAAAGAATTATTGATTACCACAGCTCAGGAAAATATGAGTCCTCAAATGTTGGAAAAGTATCCGTTAAGTGGAGGTGTTTTTACCTGCAATATGCCGGTAGGTGGTGCCAAAGTTTTTGGTGTTCAATTTTAA
- a CDS encoding Gfo/Idh/MocA family protein: MEQNNKNRRSFLKSTGTAIVAGTVLPFGFNIRDGFAGQKAKLKVGLIGCGGRGTGAAAQALKADKDAELTAMGDIFSDYLEESYQSLKKINPEQVKVDEAHKFIGFDAIQQVIDSGVDVVILTTPPAFRPSHFKAAVEAGKHVFCEKPVAVDAPGVRSVLESARMAKEKGLSVVSGFTFRYDFPKRAIFERIKGGEIGEITDVFTARNGGGLWYKERQDSWTEMEYQLRNWYYYDWLSGDYIVEMMVHSLDLMSWAFGDRLPIQVTATGGRQARTEEKWGNIYDHFAVEYEYENNLKGVHFSRQQKGCSNTNKVNITGTEGFATIDVGKRVHATMGSERWDYDGPSNNPYETQHEELFASIRSGEAMNEGELMANSTMLAIIGRMAGYSGQTITWEEAMKSEVKLGPAAADYRWDLVVDVPQVAIPGITKAV, from the coding sequence ATGGAGCAAAATAATAAGAATCGACGATCATTTTTAAAATCTACAGGTACTGCAATAGTTGCCGGAACAGTATTACCATTTGGATTCAATATCAGAGATGGATTTGCCGGCCAAAAGGCAAAGCTTAAGGTAGGTCTTATTGGATGTGGAGGAAGAGGAACTGGAGCAGCTGCACAGGCTTTAAAAGCGGATAAAGATGCTGAGCTTACTGCCATGGGAGATATTTTTTCGGATTATTTAGAGGAATCTTACCAGTCTCTTAAAAAGATTAATCCTGAACAAGTAAAAGTGGATGAAGCGCATAAATTTATAGGTTTTGATGCCATCCAACAAGTTATTGACTCGGGCGTGGATGTAGTTATTTTAACCACACCTCCTGCTTTTAGGCCATCTCATTTTAAAGCTGCCGTAGAAGCGGGGAAACATGTTTTTTGTGAAAAACCGGTGGCAGTTGATGCACCGGGTGTAAGAAGTGTATTAGAGTCAGCAAGAATGGCCAAGGAAAAGGGCTTATCAGTGGTGTCAGGTTTCACCTTCAGGTATGATTTCCCTAAAAGGGCTATTTTTGAAAGAATTAAAGGAGGTGAAATTGGAGAGATAACGGATGTATTTACTGCAAGAAATGGTGGTGGACTTTGGTATAAGGAACGCCAAGACAGTTGGACTGAAATGGAGTATCAACTCAGAAATTGGTATTATTATGATTGGTTATCCGGAGATTATATTGTAGAGATGATGGTCCATAGTTTGGACTTAATGTCTTGGGCATTTGGCGACCGTTTGCCAATTCAAGTAACAGCAACTGGAGGGAGACAAGCCAGAACGGAAGAAAAGTGGGGGAATATTTATGACCATTTTGCAGTAGAATACGAATATGAAAACAACCTTAAGGGGGTGCATTTCAGCAGACAGCAAAAAGGATGCTCAAATACAAATAAAGTCAATATCACAGGAACAGAAGGCTTTGCTACAATTGATGTGGGGAAAAGGGTTCATGCAACAATGGGCAGTGAACGTTGGGATTATGATGGGCCATCTAACAATCCTTATGAAACCCAACATGAAGAGTTATTTGCTTCCATAAGGTCAGGTGAAGCGATGAATGAAGGTGAATTGATGGCCAATAGCACCATGCTAGCCATCATAGGTAGAATGGCAGGTTACAGTGGCCAAACCATTACTTGGGAAGAGGCAATGAAGAGTGAAGTGAAGCTTGGACCTGCAGCAGCTGATTACAGATGGGATCTGGTAGTTGATGTGCCACAAGTTGCCATTCCCGGAATCACCAAAGCGGTCTAA